The following are from one region of the Rosistilla carotiformis genome:
- a CDS encoding multiheme c-type cytochrome, whose translation MNVIDRRVFSTFWVVASFVASSFGQSPPQPGNPPPRSSGIGLTSEDVVPEIPGEILSQLPPGCTATWNGQSPSAQLLMPQMSPPASNAPAPVDPYTAAANSVGNRSHMIHGSYRYEAASVPDNSIRAQLAAAHRMAQLEKDDPLSLAPSDDPLSLGGGDDPLGGLGPRNRRSRGGGDSAAPATKAPKTPDPHEALWAEDCYPSAATCAKCHPKHYEDWRASSHAYAGISPMFQVFEQTISELSQGTVGYFCVRCHMPVATQMKTVERSTTILDAPVVIREGITCIACHRVNEMYNKVNGARRIEPGDIHAPVYGNVGGSGVAQAIAEKDKHKLKLSPDDKGPGQAMHLEGRFFEPLSRSEFCMPCHQVAVHPGIALEVVWNQYRNSPAWKNGVSCQDCHMGHTPGKAYGYACEPIAELAGKPFGPPRKFSNHNFWGPNYSIAHPGVFPHNPKADRWSPREWLSFDWRAGWGTEEFERSIRGVQGMHFPPPWDDADDRRDARKIIDANLKRAVQKRDSGIATLSAAVRLDGPHLKTQPRVNKPLRFKIHVHNGSDGHNLPTASLGAQPQQWLNVSLIDPFGRIVWESGYLDSNGDLAELMSEDVVNGKIRPDLQLFNLQTKFLITNVKGPDREFPLPVNVDVDQIPFLRPGNVPFSVLNHPPFIRMEAHSIPPDGVKTASYRIPADAFRQPGTYRISARFRARLEPPYFMRLCKSTPEMIRRMNEQIMDIAPQTTEIFVR comes from the coding sequence ATGAATGTAATCGATCGACGAGTCTTTTCGACCTTCTGGGTCGTAGCATCGTTCGTCGCAAGCAGCTTCGGTCAAAGTCCACCGCAGCCGGGAAACCCGCCGCCGCGCAGTTCCGGAATTGGATTGACCAGTGAAGATGTGGTGCCCGAGATTCCAGGAGAGATCCTCAGCCAATTGCCCCCTGGTTGCACGGCAACATGGAACGGTCAGTCCCCGTCAGCTCAATTGTTGATGCCACAGATGTCGCCCCCCGCTAGCAATGCCCCCGCCCCGGTCGATCCGTACACGGCGGCAGCGAATTCCGTGGGCAACCGCAGCCACATGATCCATGGAAGCTACCGATACGAAGCGGCAAGCGTTCCCGATAATTCGATCCGCGCCCAATTGGCCGCCGCGCATCGAATGGCTCAATTGGAAAAGGACGACCCGCTATCGCTAGCCCCAAGCGACGATCCTCTTTCACTCGGCGGAGGAGATGATCCACTGGGCGGTTTGGGTCCACGAAATCGCCGATCGCGCGGCGGCGGTGATAGCGCCGCGCCTGCCACAAAGGCGCCCAAGACTCCCGACCCGCACGAGGCCTTGTGGGCCGAAGACTGCTATCCCTCGGCGGCAACCTGCGCCAAATGCCATCCAAAACACTACGAAGACTGGCGAGCGAGCAGCCACGCCTATGCGGGAATCTCGCCGATGTTCCAGGTCTTCGAACAGACGATCAGCGAATTGTCCCAGGGGACGGTCGGTTACTTCTGCGTCCGCTGCCACATGCCCGTTGCGACGCAGATGAAAACGGTCGAGCGATCGACGACGATCCTCGACGCACCGGTCGTGATTCGCGAGGGGATCACCTGCATCGCCTGCCATCGCGTCAACGAGATGTACAACAAAGTCAACGGAGCTCGTCGGATCGAACCGGGCGATATCCACGCCCCGGTCTATGGAAACGTCGGTGGTTCGGGCGTCGCTCAAGCGATTGCAGAAAAGGATAAGCACAAGCTGAAACTGAGTCCCGACGACAAGGGACCCGGCCAGGCGATGCACCTGGAGGGACGCTTCTTCGAACCGCTCTCACGCAGCGAGTTCTGCATGCCATGCCACCAGGTGGCGGTCCATCCGGGGATCGCGTTGGAGGTCGTTTGGAACCAATACCGCAACTCACCCGCCTGGAAAAACGGCGTTTCGTGTCAGGATTGCCACATGGGGCACACCCCTGGCAAAGCTTACGGATACGCTTGCGAACCGATTGCTGAACTGGCGGGCAAGCCGTTTGGTCCCCCGCGGAAATTCTCCAATCACAATTTCTGGGGCCCCAATTATTCGATCGCCCACCCCGGCGTCTTCCCTCACAATCCCAAGGCCGACCGCTGGTCGCCTCGCGAATGGTTATCGTTCGATTGGCGCGCCGGTTGGGGAACCGAGGAGTTCGAACGCAGTATCCGAGGCGTTCAAGGAATGCATTTCCCGCCGCCGTGGGACGATGCCGACGACCGCCGCGACGCGCGGAAGATCATCGATGCCAACTTGAAACGCGCCGTGCAGAAACGAGATTCCGGCATCGCGACGCTCTCGGCTGCGGTGCGGTTGGATGGACCTCACTTGAAGACGCAACCACGCGTCAACAAACCGTTGCGATTCAAAATCCATGTCCACAACGGAAGCGATGGGCACAACTTGCCGACCGCGTCGTTGGGAGCCCAGCCGCAACAATGGCTTAACGTTTCGTTGATCGATCCCTTTGGAAGGATCGTCTGGGAATCGGGCTACTTGGACAGCAACGGCGACCTTGCGGAGCTGATGAGCGAAGATGTGGTTAACGGGAAGATACGCCCGGACCTTCAGTTGTTCAACTTGCAGACCAAGTTTTTGATCACGAACGTCAAAGGCCCCGATCGCGAATTCCCGCTGCCGGTCAATGTCGACGTCGACCAAATACCTTTCCTGCGTCCGGGGAACGTTCCGTTTTCGGTCCTCAACCACCCGCCGTTCATTCGCATGGAAGCCCACTCGATTCCACCCGACGGTGTCAAAACCGCAAGCTATCGAATCCCTGCCGACGCGTTCCGTCAACCGGGAACCTACCGGATCTCGGCCCGCTTCCGCGCTCGCTTGGAACCGCCCTACTTCATGCGGTTGTGCAAATCGACCCCCGAAATGATCCGTCGGATGAACGAACAGATCATGGACATCGCTCCGCAAACGACGGAAATTTTCGTTCGCTAA
- the tnpA gene encoding IS200/IS605 family transposase, with translation MSQSLAQVWLHIVFSTKERRPFLQDDAVRDEMFCMLAYRVKEAKCFSASVGGHFDHVHLLVGLARTVTIANLVEHIKTETSQWAKTAKNCSSRFSWQAGYGAFSVSHSQRGVVDAYIRNQEQHHQRLGFRDEFRAICKRHEIEIDERYVWD, from the coding sequence ATGTCGCAGTCGCTTGCTCAGGTCTGGCTCCACATCGTTTTCTCCACCAAAGAGCGTCGTCCGTTCCTGCAAGATGATGCGGTTCGCGACGAAATGTTCTGCATGTTGGCATATCGAGTGAAGGAGGCGAAGTGCTTCAGTGCATCGGTTGGTGGGCATTTTGATCATGTTCACCTGTTGGTTGGCCTGGCGAGAACCGTCACCATCGCAAATTTGGTCGAACACATCAAAACCGAAACCTCACAATGGGCGAAAACAGCCAAAAACTGCTCGTCCCGTTTCTCGTGGCAAGCTGGATATGGCGCGTTTTCGGTCAGTCATTCCCAGCGGGGAGTGGTCGATGCGTACATTCGGAATCAGGAGCAACACCACCAACGGTTGGGATTCAGAGATGAGTTCAGAGCCATTTGCAAGCGACATGAAATTGAAATCGACGAGCGTTACGTGTGGGATTAA
- the pheT gene encoding phenylalanine--tRNA ligase subunit beta yields MLVSWNWLRRYVDLPMTEPELSERLSMTGLNHEGTDVVDGETVIDLEVTSNRGDCLGHIGVAREISVLYELPLCKPQPEPAEGSGKASDSIRVTNVFSDACPRYTARVIRGVKVGPSPDWLVDALRAVGIGSVNNVVDITNFVLMECGQPLHAFDLAKLAGDEIVVRPARPEEEIEAIDHKTYTLDPEMCVIADRDRAVAVAGVMGGASSEVTESTTNLLIESAVFTPLSVRRTARKLKLHSPSSFRFERRVDPQGVDWASRRCCELILEIAGGTLEQGVVDTEPQLPAPTNVCLRLAQVERVLGVKVPDDEIRKILTALGCDEQTADVDKIHTCPPSWRHDLTREIDLIEEIARIYGYEKIPDDSPIPVAPSQKRPFDEAVSKIRDVLVGSGISEAMTPSVVPADTDELVSPWTDRQPLTTETALLKGAKTLRRSILPSLLDSRHANQAASGADAELFEVAHIYVPPAEVDGLPEEQYCVAGVSGQDFYQVKGIVETLLRRLGIAAVPDVRQVEVHGLDKAWSIELTIAGELIGYVGQLCPAVQKSLKLEKTTTCFELNLDAMLAAAHLVPQFRSVSPFPSVSRDLNLVVDEAIRWVDLAASVRAAVGPVLADLKYVETYRDPAKDGEGKKRILMSIDLQSPDSTLTNAQADAMRGDVVDRCNADHGAVLLG; encoded by the coding sequence ATGCTTGTATCTTGGAATTGGCTTCGCCGTTACGTCGATCTTCCGATGACCGAACCCGAACTCTCCGAACGCTTGAGCATGACGGGGCTGAATCACGAGGGGACCGACGTCGTCGATGGCGAAACGGTCATCGACCTGGAAGTCACCAGCAACCGCGGCGATTGCCTGGGACACATCGGTGTCGCCCGCGAGATCTCGGTGCTGTACGAATTACCGCTCTGCAAGCCGCAGCCCGAACCGGCTGAAGGGTCTGGAAAAGCGAGTGATTCGATTCGCGTCACCAACGTTTTTTCCGACGCCTGCCCGCGCTATACAGCTCGCGTGATCCGCGGCGTCAAAGTTGGCCCTAGCCCCGATTGGCTGGTCGACGCACTGCGTGCTGTCGGCATCGGCAGTGTCAACAATGTCGTCGACATCACCAATTTTGTCCTGATGGAATGCGGCCAACCGCTGCACGCGTTTGACCTCGCCAAGCTGGCTGGCGATGAGATCGTCGTCCGCCCGGCTCGGCCCGAGGAAGAGATCGAAGCGATCGATCACAAAACGTACACGTTGGATCCGGAGATGTGTGTGATTGCCGATCGCGATCGCGCCGTTGCAGTCGCGGGAGTGATGGGTGGCGCGTCGTCCGAAGTCACCGAGTCGACGACCAATCTGTTGATCGAATCGGCCGTCTTCACGCCGCTCAGCGTCCGCCGGACCGCTCGCAAGTTGAAACTGCACAGTCCGTCGTCGTTCCGTTTTGAGCGGCGCGTCGATCCGCAAGGCGTCGATTGGGCCAGTCGTCGTTGCTGCGAATTGATCCTCGAAATCGCTGGCGGAACGCTGGAGCAGGGTGTTGTCGATACGGAACCACAACTCCCCGCACCGACCAACGTCTGCCTGCGGCTAGCGCAAGTCGAACGCGTCCTGGGCGTCAAAGTCCCCGACGACGAGATCCGCAAGATCCTCACCGCGCTGGGCTGCGATGAGCAGACTGCGGATGTCGACAAGATCCACACCTGCCCGCCGTCGTGGCGGCACGACCTGACGCGCGAGATCGATCTGATCGAAGAGATCGCGCGGATCTACGGCTACGAAAAAATTCCCGACGACAGCCCGATCCCGGTCGCCCCCAGCCAGAAGCGTCCGTTTGACGAAGCGGTCTCCAAGATCCGCGACGTCCTTGTCGGATCGGGAATCAGCGAAGCGATGACACCTAGCGTCGTTCCAGCTGACACCGATGAACTCGTCAGCCCCTGGACCGATCGCCAGCCGCTGACAACAGAAACGGCACTTTTAAAGGGAGCCAAGACGCTCCGCCGCAGCATCCTGCCAAGCTTGCTGGACAGCCGGCACGCTAACCAAGCTGCCTCCGGCGCCGATGCGGAACTGTTCGAAGTCGCTCACATCTACGTTCCGCCAGCGGAAGTCGACGGCTTACCCGAAGAGCAGTACTGCGTCGCCGGCGTTTCGGGGCAGGACTTCTATCAAGTCAAAGGGATCGTCGAGACGCTGTTGCGACGACTGGGAATCGCCGCGGTTCCCGACGTTCGCCAAGTCGAAGTACACGGGCTCGATAAAGCCTGGTCGATCGAACTGACGATCGCAGGCGAATTGATCGGATACGTCGGTCAGCTGTGCCCAGCGGTCCAGAAGAGCTTGAAGCTCGAAAAAACAACGACCTGTTTCGAACTGAACCTCGACGCGATGCTCGCCGCGGCGCACCTGGTCCCTCAGTTCCGCAGCGTCAGCCCCTTCCCATCGGTCTCACGCGACCTGAACCTTGTCGTCGACGAAGCGATCCGCTGGGTCGATCTGGCCGCCAGCGTCCGGGCCGCCGTCGGCCCCGTTTTAGCCGACCTCAAGTATGTCGAAACCTACCGCGATCCAGCAAAAGATGGCGAAGGGAAGAAGCGGATCCTGATGAGCATCGATCTGCAAAGCCCCGACAGCACGCTAACCAATGCTCAAGCCGACGCAATGCGAGGCGACGTCGTCGACCGCTGCAACGCCGATCACGGCGCCGTCCTGTTGGGCTAA
- the rpmI gene encoding 50S ribosomal protein L35, translated as MPKMKTHKGTKKRFRLSATGKAMHRKSGTSHLQARMSQKRKRNLRGTGAMDVCMEKTIHAALNGNSY; from the coding sequence ATGCCCAAAATGAAGACCCACAAAGGCACGAAGAAGCGCTTTCGTCTTTCGGCCACAGGCAAAGCGATGCACCGCAAGAGCGGCACTAGCCACTTGCAAGCCCGCATGTCGCAAAAACGCAAGCGAAATTTGCGTGGAACCGGCGCGATGGACGTTTGCATGGAAAAGACGATCCACGCGGCACTCAACGGCAACAGCTACTAA
- the rplT gene encoding 50S ribosomal protein L20, whose amino-acid sequence MRTTKGAARTQAKKRLFKRAKGFVGGRGTLLRSVKETLLRSGAYAYRDRRVKKREFRRLWITRITAACQQRDMRYSQFIHGLKKADIQLDRKQLSELAIHDPQAFDAIVEQAKAAIA is encoded by the coding sequence ATGCGTACGACTAAAGGTGCAGCTCGCACCCAAGCTAAAAAACGTTTATTTAAACGCGCCAAAGGTTTTGTCGGTGGCCGCGGAACCCTGTTGCGCAGCGTCAAAGAGACTTTGCTGCGAAGCGGTGCGTACGCCTACCGCGACCGTCGCGTCAAGAAACGTGAATTCCGTCGTCTGTGGATCACCCGTATCACTGCCGCTTGTCAACAACGCGACATGCGATACAGCCAGTTCATCCATGGCCTGAAAAAGGCCGACATCCAACTCGATCGCAAGCAACTGTCGGAATTGGCAATTCACGATCCGCAAGCCTTCGACGCGATCGTAGAACAGGCCAAAGCCGCGATCGCCTGA
- the pheS gene encoding phenylalanine--tRNA ligase subunit alpha, producing MALADFIRSLDDLESQAVAAFREATDNDGLEEVRIRFLGAKNGQLKSVQQQMSSVDGPDKKAAGMRLNAAKGNIQASFEQAVEQLSQRAQKSGPAPDPTLPGNPVRLGHVHPVTQTIEHLKEIMGRMGFEVVEGPEVEDPWHNFVALNIPEDHPARDPLDNFYLATAERNGSGKTYAEGDRLLRSQTSTVQIRVMENRQPPIRVISLGRVYRPDEADATHYPMFHQMEGLLIDRGVTMANLKTVLNMFATSYLGEEVKVRFRPSFFPFTEPSVEVDYWWNGSWIEFGGAGMVDPAVLTAVGYDPEEVTGFAFGLGVERLCMRRHAVTDIRDLFSGDIRFLSQF from the coding sequence ATGGCACTCGCAGACTTCATTCGATCGCTCGACGATCTTGAATCCCAAGCGGTCGCGGCGTTTCGCGAAGCGACCGATAACGACGGACTCGAAGAAGTTCGAATCCGTTTTCTCGGTGCCAAAAACGGCCAGTTGAAATCGGTCCAGCAGCAGATGAGTTCGGTCGATGGACCGGACAAAAAAGCGGCTGGCATGCGACTCAACGCGGCCAAGGGGAACATCCAAGCATCGTTCGAACAAGCTGTCGAACAGCTTTCTCAGCGGGCCCAGAAATCGGGCCCCGCTCCCGACCCAACGCTCCCCGGCAATCCTGTCCGCTTGGGACACGTTCACCCCGTCACTCAGACGATCGAACACCTCAAAGAGATCATGGGGCGGATGGGCTTTGAAGTCGTCGAAGGTCCCGAAGTCGAGGACCCTTGGCACAACTTCGTCGCTCTGAACATTCCCGAGGATCACCCCGCTCGCGATCCGCTGGATAACTTCTACCTGGCCACGGCAGAACGCAATGGCAGCGGCAAGACGTACGCCGAAGGGGACCGGTTGCTGCGCAGCCAAACCAGCACGGTTCAGATACGCGTGATGGAAAACCGCCAGCCGCCGATCCGCGTGATCTCGCTGGGCCGCGTCTACCGTCCCGACGAAGCCGACGCCACGCACTATCCGATGTTCCATCAAATGGAAGGTCTGTTGATCGATCGCGGCGTCACGATGGCCAACCTGAAGACCGTACTGAACATGTTCGCCACCAGCTATCTGGGCGAAGAGGTGAAGGTCCGCTTCCGGCCGTCGTTTTTCCCGTTCACCGAACCGAGCGTCGAAGTCGATTACTGGTGGAACGGCTCCTGGATCGAATTTGGCGGCGCCGGCATGGTCGACCCCGCCGTTCTCACCGCAGTCGGTTATGACCCCGAAGAGGTCACCGGATTTGCATTTGGCCTGGGCGTCGAACGCCTCTGCATGCGACGCCATGCGGTCACCGATATCCGCGATCTTTTCAGCGGCGACATTCGGTTCCTCAGCCAGTTCTGA